The Hyperolius riggenbachi isolate aHypRig1 chromosome 3, aHypRig1.pri, whole genome shotgun sequence genome window below encodes:
- the LOC137562666 gene encoding RING finger protein 11-like has product MGNCLSSQSADDLSLLNESDGASLPGEPPPPYQEQESVPIYHPTPSQSRLATQLTEEEQVWIAQRMGLIQHLPKGRYDSGSEPSEKKPKECVICMLDFVTGDPIRFLPCMHIYHMECIDDWLMRSFTCPSCMEPVDAALLSSYETN; this is encoded by the exons ATGGGGAACTGCTTGTCTTCACAGAGCGCTGATGATCTGTCCCTGCTGAATGAGTCTGATGGGGCCAGCCTGCCCGGGGAGCCCCCGCCGCCCTACCAG GAACAGGAGTCTGTGCCTATTTATCACCCGACGCCCAGTCAGAGTCGCCTAGCCACACAGCTGACCGAGGAAGAACAAGTGTGGATTGCTCAGAGGATGGGACTAATTCAGCATTTACCTAAAGGCAGATATGACTCCGGATCCGAGCCGTCCGAgaagaagccaaaaga GTGTGTGATATGTATGTTAGACTTTGTGACCGGGGACCCGATCCGCTTTCTGCCTTGTATGCACATCTATCACATGGAATGTATAGACGACTGGCTTATGAGATCCTTCACCTGCCCGTCATGCATGGAGCCTGTAGACGCTGCTCTGCTGTCTTCCTACGAGACAAACTGA